One genomic region from Spirosoma sp. KCTC 42546 encodes:
- a CDS encoding DoxX family membrane protein: protein MKLKMTNSQLAQLVIRIGLGINMLMHGLVRIPNLNAFVAKTGAGFASTILPPILTKAFLYTLPFVELTVGILILLGGQFSKWGYLLGGLTIGALLFGTTLKEDWSGAGNQLIYVIAFYLALRGLDESGRRR, encoded by the coding sequence ATGAAACTGAAGATGACCAATAGCCAGTTAGCGCAACTTGTGATACGTATTGGACTGGGCATCAACATGCTTATGCACGGTTTGGTACGTATTCCTAACCTGAACGCCTTTGTCGCCAAAACGGGAGCCGGGTTTGCCAGTACCATCCTCCCCCCTATTTTGACTAAAGCCTTTCTCTATACCTTGCCATTTGTAGAATTGACTGTGGGTATTCTCATTCTGCTGGGTGGTCAGTTTAGTAAGTGGGGCTATTTGCTGGGCGGCTTAACGATTGGTGCCTTATTATTTGGCACAACGCTCAAAGAAGACTGGTCTGGTGCCGGAAATCAATTAATTTATGTGATTGCTTTTTATCTCGCATTGAGAGGGTTAGATGAGTCAGGGCGTCGGCGCTAA
- the sufB gene encoding Fe-S cluster assembly protein SufB translates to MSKDVEILESITNAEYKYGFETLIEADEAPVGLDESTIRFISAKKNEPDWLLENRLKAFRMWQEMTEPKWPNVFYPKIDYQAIKYYSAPKQKKTLNSLDEIDPELLDTFKRLGISLNEQKRLAGVVDGPDEDSAQSNRPRVAVDAVMDSVSVATTFKKDLAERGIIFCSITEAVHEHPELIKKYLGSVVPAKDNYFAALNAAVFTDGSFCYIPKGVRCPMELSTYFRINAAGTGQFERTLIIADEGSYVSYLEGCTAPMRDENQLHAAVVELIAMGNAEIKYSTVQNWYPGDKEGKGGIYNFVTKRGICDGPNAKISWTQVETGSAITWKYPSVILKGDNSIGEFYSVAVTNNMQQADTGTKMIHIGKNTKSRIVSKGISAGKSQNSYRGLVQVMKRAENARNYSQCDSLLLGDKCGAHTFPYLEVNNPSATVEHEATTSKIGEDQLFYCNQRGIPTEQAVALIINGYAKEVLNQLPMEFAVEAQKLLAISLEGSVG, encoded by the coding sequence ATGAGCAAGGACGTTGAAATTTTAGAGAGTATTACCAACGCCGAATATAAATACGGATTTGAGACGCTAATTGAGGCCGATGAGGCCCCTGTAGGCCTTGATGAGAGTACGATTCGCTTCATTTCTGCAAAAAAGAATGAACCCGACTGGTTGCTCGAAAATCGCCTGAAAGCCTTTCGGATGTGGCAGGAAATGACGGAGCCGAAATGGCCTAATGTTTTCTATCCCAAAATTGATTATCAGGCCATTAAGTATTACTCGGCCCCGAAACAAAAAAAGACGCTTAACTCCCTCGACGAAATTGATCCCGAACTGCTCGATACGTTCAAGCGGTTAGGCATTTCGCTGAACGAACAGAAGCGGTTGGCAGGTGTAGTTGACGGACCCGATGAGGATTCAGCCCAATCGAATCGACCACGAGTAGCGGTTGATGCGGTCATGGATTCGGTATCGGTAGCAACTACGTTCAAAAAAGACCTTGCCGAACGCGGTATCATTTTCTGTTCCATCACTGAGGCTGTTCATGAACACCCCGAACTGATCAAGAAATATCTTGGGTCGGTTGTTCCGGCTAAAGACAATTATTTTGCAGCCCTGAATGCGGCCGTCTTTACCGATGGTTCGTTCTGTTACATTCCAAAGGGAGTTCGTTGCCCCATGGAACTGTCGACCTATTTCCGCATCAACGCAGCCGGAACCGGCCAATTCGAGCGGACGCTAATCATTGCTGATGAAGGTTCGTACGTAAGCTACCTCGAAGGCTGTACCGCCCCCATGCGCGACGAAAATCAACTTCACGCTGCGGTTGTTGAACTGATTGCGATGGGTAACGCCGAAATCAAATACTCGACGGTACAAAACTGGTATCCAGGCGATAAAGAAGGCAAGGGAGGTATTTATAACTTCGTGACCAAACGCGGTATCTGTGATGGTCCGAACGCCAAAATATCCTGGACGCAGGTGGAAACCGGGTCGGCCATTACCTGGAAATACCCTTCGGTCATTCTGAAAGGCGACAATTCTATTGGTGAGTTCTATTCGGTTGCGGTAACGAACAACATGCAGCAAGCCGATACAGGCACCAAAATGATTCACATTGGCAAAAACACCAAAAGCCGGATCGTATCGAAAGGAATTTCGGCTGGAAAAAGCCAGAACTCCTACCGGGGTTTGGTGCAGGTGATGAAACGTGCCGAAAATGCCCGCAATTACTCCCAATGTGACTCGCTCTTACTAGGCGATAAATGCGGAGCCCACACATTCCCCTATCTGGAAGTAAACAACCCCTCGGCTACGGTCGAACACGAGGCTACGACCTCTAAAATCGGGGAAGACCAGTTGTTCTATTGCAACCAACGCGGTATCCCAACTGAACAGGCTGTAGCACTGATTATCAATGGGTACGCCAAAGAAGTATTGAATCAACTTCCTATGGAATTCGCGGTAGAAGCTCAGAAACTGCTCGCAATTAGTCTGGAAGGAAGTGTTGGGTAA